From Zea mays cultivar B73 chromosome 3, Zm-B73-REFERENCE-NAM-5.0, whole genome shotgun sequence:
AAAGGAACTTTGTGCTGATAAGTCCAACTATCAAAAAGAACAAGTCAAGTCTCATAAGCAAACATCTGCAAAAGTTCAGTTGGGACAGTCAGAACCAAAAGATCCAAATAGCATTCGTGTGATTCAACGGAAGCTTGTCTATATTGTTGGTATGCCAACTGAGTTCGCCAGCGAGAAGGTAAATGCTTTGCACCGAGAGTGCAAGCATTAtgaccctggttctttatttcctCTTTAAGATCTCTTGATGCACCAAGGTAAATGCTAACTGTATGCTACTCATGCAGTTGCTGAGACAGAAGAGTTTCCTTGGACAATATGGAAAGATAGAAAACATTATCATTGATAATGTTGGAGCTAACCAACAGGTTCCTGACTCTGGACGTGTGTAAGTGATTTGGATATACAAAGTCGGGATCAGTAATATGGTCACCACTGTATGAGAAGTTTCGATATTTGACATCCAATTCGCTTACCTCACTTCTTTTAACCCTCAATTCATGCGCCTTACGATATTTAACCCTGTGGCTGTGAATTCTTTTGATTCAAAGTTTTGCtatcttttcttctctttttccagGCCACATGAAATGACCAAACGGCCATGATCATCCATGATCGTCAGGGAGGGAACGATAGGGGCAGTTTGGTCATTGCATATGGCTGGGAAGaagtaaagaaaatagaaaagggacaGAAAAGAGAGAAAACCCTTGAATCGAAAAGAATTTGCAGCCACATGGTTAATTATCGAAAGACGCACGAATTGAGGGTTAAAAGAAGTCAGACGCGTGGATTGGATGTCAAATATCGAAATTTCTCCTATTATATAGGTAGAATTCTTCATATCTTGCTGCTATGGCCACAAACAAAAGTTGCACACTTTGGAAATTTGCTTCCATGCCCTTCTGTTTTGTAATGACGCGGGCAAAATACTTTCGTTTGTGACATTTGATATGATTTTGCTGCAGGGATTGCAGTTCTAATTTTTCTTGTTGATCCCTACTAGATACATTTTGTACAGAGCAGAAATTACTCTTAGCAAACTTAATTATTTATAGTATGTTTGAGATCAGATGCTTATTTATTGTGTAACTCTTTGCACACATCTCTTTAGATATGTTACATTTGCAAAAGAAGTAGAAGCTATCAGATGCATACAGGCAGTTGATGGTTATTCCTTGGATGGTCGACCTTTGAAGTAAGTTGGCGCTATATATACTGTGATTCGACTTAAATGAACCATCATCCATTTTGTTATGTCTTTCTAATGGTATGGCTTGCACTTTTTATGCTTACCATATAGAGCAACCTTTGGTGTGACAAGATATTGTCATATATGGCTCAGCAATAAGGTATGTCTTATATACTCAATTCCTTGGAGCCATTGGCTTCTTTTCTGATAACTGGTTGTGCGTTGGCTCAGGACTGCTACAAGCCAAACTGTTCGTATGTGCATTATAAAGCCCCAGCAGAAGAAATTTGTACAAAAGATGATGTTTCTGTGGTGTGTGCAAGGTATATTTTTTTAGTACTAACATTTTATTATGTACTAGTACAATGTCTGCATGTTGCGATGGCATAATAATAAATTAAATCAACATAGATTTTCTCTTCTAGTTTTGTTTTGATTTCCCCCTTACTATCAGGAGCAAAAAAAAAAATCTCACCCATCTATCCAATCCAGTCGACAGACTTCTCAAGTCTGCCACACAACTACATGGCCGTGGGCCGCCTACCCAATCAAGGACCACATGTCCAGGCAATAGCAAAACTCCAGCCACAAATTGAACTAAAGAATAATCCTTGCATGACCACTTCGATCACATCACGAGCCAAGCATTATTCCCAAGATGTAGGTTCGTTTCTAAAAAAAAGCATAGCAGGATGCAAGAGAATGAAATAATTAGAGTAACAATATAATCACCTAGGGAATCGAGACCATCTCTGATGACATTCCTCCAACCACCCAACGCATTGCGGCATCCTCGCTCTTCATCTCCCAGCAGCCGCAAGCATGGGCAGGATGCAAGAAACTAAATTAATTAGAGTAACAGTATAATCACCTAGGGAAGCGAGACCATCTCTGATGACGTTCCTCCAGCCACCCAACACATTACGGCATCCTCACTCCATCTCCCGGCAGCCGCAAGCGCTTCCGCGCTCCCATCTGATGCAAGCGCGCAAGCGCTCCTGGCAGCCGCGCACCCGTGCCGCCTACTCGTGCACCTCTGCTCGCTCATGCGGAGGTGCTCTACTCGAAACAAGTGCTCTCTTCTTCCTTCTTGGTAATCTCCCTGAGCAGGTCCTCCTTCTGCGCGGTGGCCATGGCCGCCGCCGTCTCTAATCGCCTTGTCGTTGCAATCGCGAGGAAGGCGGATGAGACAGGAGAGGGTTTTGAAGTGGTGAGATGGCCTGAGCGAGGGAGCAAAAATGGCAAGAAAAATAGAACCTGAGTGAGGGAGCAAAAATGGCAAGAAAAAATGGCTCTAATCTCATGTGCCTGCAGCGCCACCATCTGAGATGAGTTTATCGAGTGGGGAGTCAACGAATGACGTTTTTTTCTTCTGATAAGACTTATCCAGGTGGCAGCGTCATTATCCCTCTCTGCTTGTTAGGCGAGATGCGGTGGAGAGGAACAAACCTATGCGCTTCGCGCGTGACGCACGGCGACGGTGGAAACTGGTGCTTTATATAGTTTTTTCTTTGCAAAAGTCGACAATGGTGGAAACCGTGGAAATTAGTTGCTTTATATagttttattattatttattattatgTAATACAAGTAGTCATTGTGAATCCGCATTTAATGGACAAAAGGCTGAAAGCAATGTAATTATTAGTTAGTGGAAGGGCAATATAAAGGGTCAGGTCAGTTATGATTAACATAGTAATTGATATCAGGATACCATACATATCTAGACTATTGGATTCAACACTAGAGTACTTAGTAGATTGTTGAGATACATGCATTGAATATGTCAACCTCTTTATTTGACCTATATTTGTTGTTGATTAGTAGCAAATACTTAGCATAATTAAATTGGGACAACCACACTTATTCACTGGCATCTAGAGATTTTAATATCTTAAAAGACACACTTATGTTGTTTTCTTAATCTCCCCTTTTGGGATATCAAAACTTCTTGATACGCTTAGGATAATAGGCTGATTCAAAGATACCCTTATATTTCATATAAGGGTGTCTAACTGCGAACAAGCAGCAGGCGTTATAATATGATGAATGTAAAACATCAAGTACCACATGTTTTGCTCAAACTAAAGCAAAACAACAAGAAGAGAAAGGGTCATCCAACTGGTTGATGTTAACACTTGTTATTGCATTACCTGGATTATCTATATGCTGGTTAGGTTGCAGATTTGAACAGCACTTATTGCATAAATGCCCATCATGTTTCTACAAAGTATTAGACTTTCATATACCTCTTTTGTCTGTCATATCttatatctattaaaaccctttgCTGGGGCCAACCGAGTATGAAGATGAGCAGTCCAGCTGAACCTGTAGCACTAATGACTTGGTAAGATCGTTCGAGAAAAAAATGACCTTCATAGGATTCTTTGTGCAGCAGGTGTCATTAATTTGGACTCTTTGAGATTTGTGTTGCCTTGACAGCTCCTGATGATGCAGTTAGCATGTCTGAACTGAATTCTTCAGTTCTGCCATGTAGCATAATTAGCTGAATCTGGACTTTTGAAAAGATGAAGTTGTACTACAAACTCATTTAAATTCAATGTTCCTATGCTCAATTTGGATTGATAGATGCTAGGTTGCACAGGAACCTTGGGGTCAAATGATATATGAATTCATGGAAACCATCCACATAAATATGTTAATATCACCTTTGTTTCTTTCTGAGGTCAGGCTGCAGCACTCCATGGGAATGAGTACCAAGTGTCTCCAACATCGTTCGGGACGTACTTTGCCCCCTCCATGTGACTGCAGTTCAAGAAATACAACTGCCAGTGGAATCTCCAAAGATGTAAGGATCACAATGTCATTAACATTTGTCTTGTGGTTATGTTTTCGTATACAACTTTATGGTTTTGCTGCAAAGGGATAGAAAAAATGTGTTTTGTTTATAGTTTGTATGCATTTACTTGCCCATTGTTGTACTAACTGGGATTCCTTTTATGCCAAGATTTGCATCAATGATGACAGATTACTACCCAATGGTGCTATCAAGTATACTAGTTTACCATCAGTCACCACTCCACGGTAAATGCTTTTGTTGCCAGGGCCAGATCCTGATGTATATTAGCCTTCAGTGCTTCACCAATAAGTGATGACCACCCTTCTTTTTTGTGTTGCAGGGACTCAAGCCTTTCTTCTGGCAGTCCTCCATCGCCGGCAAGTATTGTTCTTCATCAAAGGAATGACCATGAGAGATTACACAATAATCAGCAAAATTTGTCTGACCTCAAACCTCAAAGGTACATACCACCTGGAGGGCGTAACTGTTCAAGTGAAATGACTACATCAGTAAAGCATATGCAGCCTATTGAGGGTGCTTGGTTGCACAGCTCATCAAATGAGCATTTGGGCTCCAATAACGACAAATCTCAAGCATCTTCACAGTTAGGAAACGATAATTCAAATCCCAAGCAAATTACTTCAGCAGAAAATGGAACATCTGACACCGTGCAGCAAAAGCCACAGTATGCTGATGTAGTTTCTCAAGGACAAGTTGCACCAGTGCGGCGTCTTACTGTACTTAACAGGCCGTCAATTGCTTCTAGCGATACTAGGCCTAAAGCAACAGGACAAGTTGTCAATGGTACTTCAACAAGCTTCACAAAACTTACTTTGGTTCAAAAGGCACAAGGGAGCTGCATTACAATTCCTAGAAACCATCCAGTTCCCCAGATCCCAGAGGAACCTGCGCATCTGTTCGCTTCAGCTAGTGTTAAATCTCATGCTGGAGTAGAGATAATGAATGAATGCTCAGATATCAAAGAAAAGATAGTTCTTGGAGGTTATAAGCAACTACCAGAGAGCACTGTGTCACACAGATTGACTGCATCACAGAATATGAGCAGCGGAACTCTTCCCAGTAATCTTTCTGCATCTTATGCCAAAACTCAAGGATCTGCTGGATCACACAATCTTTCAGATTTGAACATGAAGCTTGTAGCAAAGAATCGATCACAGCTGGTAAATCAACAAAATGCACCAGTTTCAGTTTCTAATACAGGTATAGCAAGAGCAAGTTTCTGCTGCAGCACTCTTAATAAGAATGCATCGTTGTCTGATGGTGATAGCTCGCACAATAGGCGCTGGGACACAATTCGGTCTGGTCATATTGTTTCCTCTCATTCTTCAGATAGCACTATGCTATCAAGACCAGCCAGTGCAGTATCATCCACTGATGTGGCATCTCTGCATAGAAAGGAAAGGAGACAAGCTTGTCCTCCTGGATTTGAGAAGCCTCATCTGTACTCCGGTTCAGGCAAAGCTTGCTCTGGACATTGCTCTGCACCTGATGCCCTGGTACAAGATTGTGGTATTCCAGATCAACAAGACTTTACTAGCTTGACTACAGATTGCCTGAAAGATGATGGAGATGTCACACAAAATCTAAGCATGAACATCTCTTCACCACCCAGTTTGACCGATACCAACCGGAACTGGAGTCAGAGTCACAGACAGTTTCCAGGCACCCTCTTTGGTTGGTCAAATGACCCTCAGTATTCATTTTACCCTGGTGGCTCGTCACATCCACGTCAAGAGGCTGAAAATTGGGATGGAACTTCCACTAGTTACATGGCTACTGCTACTGGGGGATACAAAGTATTTTCCCAGGGAACAACTTCAGACATGAGGGGTGGTATGGCAGGCACATTGCTCCAACAGCCAATAATGTCAACTCATGATAGATGGACTGATGGAAGCAGCGATTCTGGAAGGAACTGCCCTCAGGTTGACATTTCGTACCGCATGTACAGCCTATTCTAGCACCAGGGCGAGAGGTCTGCTTCCTAGACCCTAACAACAGACATGTACAAGTCATACCTTCTAACCTAGTAGATGCCAAGATGATGGATGGTGGCGAAAATGGTGTCAGGGAGTGCTTCGTGTTTGTTGCTAAAGCTTGTAAAGATCAAACATGGAGGAGCTTCATGTACAAAGACTGCAGGGGTGGGTATTTGGTTTAACATTTGGTAAACAGTCATTCTTTCACGCATTTGCTTTGCCTTTGCTTGGGTGAAATGTGAATTTGCGCTCTCGGACCGGGTACCAGGTGGGTGCCGGGCGCTTCTCGTTTCCTTGTCCTCTTTTTTTGTTTTTGCCCCCACGCTTTCAGTATAGCATGTTCCATACAGTTCAATGTTTTTGTGATGGAATTTATTCGTCCATTAGCGAACAATGCGAGCCGTTGCTTTCACGAGCACAAAGATCCCTCGCCCCAAGGAAGGACGAGGGTACTGCTGCACACTTGGCTAGAAAAAGTGAAGTGATGCTTGCCTTTAATCTACCGCATATCTTTTAGGTTCCTTTTGGTTGGTCAACCAGGCCAGGAATCATGGCCTTTCATTAGCCAATTGCTTTGCAAAGAGAGCACCTTTCGGCGACAGAATCGCTGTTCTTCAATTGAAGTGAAACGGTAAGAGCTAACAAGCTCTCAGTAAGAAAATAGTACAGTATTAGTCAGATTCACTGTAAAATACACCTCAACCTTCGGTCCTCCAGTAGCAAATAGAGATGCTGCTGTACACTATTTGTGTCTTCAAAGAAAAGGGCACAATGCAAATACCATAGCCTTGCAACGGAATTTCCAGCGCTGCACGAAACGTATCCTGAAAAAAAAAATCGAAATATCTTGATAATGTATGTACTGCATTCGGAAGGACCTGCGTCCAAGTCAAACGTGGCATGATGCAGCGCAATGGGTACAACAGGACTAGTTTGACATGCTGTTCGCTTGCTGGTGCAACTCAAGTCCAAGTTCGTTTTTTTTTGTAttgaagaaagaaagaaaaaaaacacAAGAGACCACAGTGGCAAGGCTAAGCATACTTTGCTTCTGAGTTCTGACGCAAAGCAAGTTCTCGAACATAGTACGGCGCTATGGTTCCCAGCTTGCATTTTTTTGTAGCTCTGAAGAAAatggaagcttcctggaggcccaaACTCTGACCGCACGGAGCACGGCAGGGTTGTGCCATTTTTTTCTGCATTTCAGCTCTTTCTTATAAAAAAACCCCTTTACAATGTTTGGTAGGATTAAAACCGCGTTTGAATCTTAAAGTCAATGGTATGGCCTACGGCACCGGTACTACATGGCTCGGTGTTATAGGTCGTAGGCACCCTCAGGTTTGGTCGTTTTGGTCATCAGGAGCCAAGGAGAAGGTCTTGCACGGTGCACCACCCTTGCGGTTGCCCACCACGGTAAAATTTGGCGAAATTCGCGGGGGGGAACGTGACAGCACAAATCCTCCTTGTACGACTGCCTTGGATTCCACGGCTGTACCAATTGCAATTGGTCTTTGtttacctctctctctctcgtccaGTAGCTGGTGGTCTGTGGATGAAAATGAAACAGCTGTTCATTTATCATTACTCCTATATAAATACGACATATTCACCGTTGTCTAACCACCAGTAATAAACCACCTGATCAACACTAACTAAACTGTCCCTGCGCGGCCGGATGCGCTGTCAAAACTGGAGTCATGTGAGAACGGGAGAAAATGGCCAGGAATTGGTCCGATTCCGTCCAAGACGGGGCATCGGTTTTGACGCTTGTTGAATTTCTTGTTCCACCATGCACCAGGTAGCGTTGCGTGCGTTTCTGCCTCTGGTTTCCAGTGCCGTTGTGGCACCAGCCCCAGCTTTCCAAAAAAAAAAAACCAGCTTCCGTTACTATAAACTAAATTTCCAACAAAAAAACCAGCAGCGTTAAATAAATGCGCTATCGAACTATATTCCTACCAAATGTATTCCTGGAGAATTCGATAAAATTATTTTGATGCTATAGTTGCTTGTATTTTTTTCGATAAGGTTGAAGAAATATTATCACAAAATGGCAAAACATACAGTAAAAATACATCTTCGATGAAAACAAATGACAGCTAAATGAAAATGCTCCCCCCCAAAGTTCTTACAAAAAATGCAAAACATAACCTATAGCAAACATTAAGGTACAACTGCGAGATATCGAATTGAGTGAGAAGAGCGTCCTCGTTTGTATTTCAAGAAAGATGCACTATCCATCTGATTGGTTACCCGTACCATTCCATCCTGAATCGTTGCGTGCGTTGACTTTGGTTGAGCGTCTGTTTGGTTGTCTGTGCGCGAGGAACGGTGGCTGCATGAGTGGATACAAAATAAGTTATTCTGATGTCGCCAGAAATGGCCGTACCTGGCCGGCCAGGCTCGCGTGGGACAGGGTGTGCGTTCGCAGTAAACCAATCAAGCGCTATCTGAACAAGGTGGACGTACGCGACAGTCGTGCAAATCAATGAATCCATAACAACTTAACAAGCAGGTGGATGCCAAGGCTATGCAGGTTGACACTGTGGTTGTGCAAGTCGATGACCTCACGAAGAAGGTGGATGCCATGCCAAAGAATCTCAATAAGTGATGATATGTAGGCAAACAACACAGTGATGATGTATCTACTAGGGTTGTGATAACTTTTGGGTAGCTAGCAGATGAGTATATTATGATATGTAGCTGATGTATGGACATCAACTAATGGCACTCCTGATGTGTGGACACATAAATCTTTCTATCTTGAGATGCATATATCTATATATTAGATACCTTCTATTATTTGGTTTAGTTTCTCGGTACAGAAAGATTTTTGTTTGTTGTACCTTATCATTGTTAGGATGTAGAGAAATAATACCTTTATTTGTTGTATAGTAGAAGGTTACATGTTTAGGTTGTACCCTATCATTTTTTAGGATGCTGAGGTATGAATCTCTAACAATTGTTCCTGTTATGAATCTCTATGTTTAAATTTTAATTTTGATAATATTATGTGGCCTCATGATGGATGAACAATTTTACTTGGGCAATCTACAACATGTAGTATGCCTAGGTGTTTGCTTGCAACCCTAGACAATAGCCTAGCAAATGCTTCTCCCACCAAAAAGCAACTCTTGTGTGTTTCATAGTCCATGATCAAGGGTTGCAACCATACATGCATTTTCAAATATTATTGGATCATATTTCAAGTACCAACACAAGGTGTCATGGTTTTGAACTCACAACAAGTAATATTATAGGTCACACGAGGATAATGTGGGCTACCGCTTCAATGGCCTTACTCTATTagtttgagagagagagagagatagtttAGACTGGTTCAAAAAGTCCCTACATCTAGTAAGGTATTGAAACCATTGTTGTTACTTCAATGTGTTATATATGGCGAACTCAGAGCTCTCATGCTTATGTGTCTATTGGAGACTTAGCGACAAATCTTCAACTATTATAGTAAAGGAGTTGCCCCCTTACTACAAACACGTCTTGTCGGGGATACGATCCCCGGTCGATGGGGCCCATCGGTTAGCAAGCACAAGGGGAAAGGGCCTTGGCATACGGCGCCCATCGGTTAGCTAGAGAAGATAGGTAACGTCTACCCTGAAAGAACCCACCTCGGATGAACCCCGAGCatcgagcccggggtcgggcgtgGTGGGACCTGACAAGGGGGCTGGGCATGTCGAAGGGAAACCACTTGAGTGGATCACGCGCCTGGCCCGAGACCGACACGTCATAAATGATCGACAGTATTAACTGCACCCGGCACTAAGCCACAGCGAAGGTGTCGATCCACCTCTCACTTGTGACCTACGAACCCCTCATGTCAGAGAGCACTCATGATATACGAGCCCCTCGATTTGTGACGCATTTATGGCTCACGCATCCTCGGTCAGCGGCACACTCATGACCTATAGGGACTAGACCTGAGTGTGCAGGCCGAGGGAACAACACGACGAACTGCGTCGAGCCCCAGGCTACGAAGGCTAGGGGTCAGCGTAGATCGAATGATGGCGCCGGAGCCCCGCGCTGCCCATGTCGTCCGCAATAAAGAATACAAGACAGTTAGGCAACCGCAAGCACTCGTGGCTTTACCTGTGGTAGAACGCCTAATTTTACCATCACCTGGTGGCTCCTTCCTAAGAAAGCCATCGCTGGTTGACCGCTCTCCTTGGCCTATAAAATGAGGAGGTCGGTTCCCTTACACACGAGGTTCTTTTATCCTGGAGACACGACGGACACAAGGACAGATCCAGGCGAGGAGACGACACCTAGAAGGACCGACGAATAGGAGGAGCACCATGAGGCCGGAGCCTCTCGCCAAGCTAAGACCTAACTAGGACTCCACCTTGTAACCACCACCATCACGAATAAGAGACTTGAGAGCATCTTGTCCCTCTCTCGTTTGCATATGAACTCAGATGAAGATAAAGTAATAGACTATATATCACATGTGTAACTCCAATATTTCATAGCTTATTAACAGACTATAATCACATGTATTTGACTAATGTATTGTATTAGACTATCTTATGCCATTTAAAAACCGTCCTATATTGTATTAGACTATTGTATGATTCAAATCTTACATTACAGTCGAACTGTGTTGGACTATTATATATGATCTCAATGTGCTATATTGTCATGTTGATATATGATCTATGCATTGATCACGTGTAGCTGTCTTACACACGAATGGAATTCTAGTAAATAATAAGCAATCATGCATTATCCGATAAGTGTTCATTATCCGTATGTATCCGACCAAATAATATATGTATTCATCACTTATCCCCTCGAATAATATTCGGTCTTTGTATCCGTATCTGTCCCGTTTCTAATTATTTGAATCCGATTGAAATATATTAGGGTATGATACTGAATTACATATACTTTCCGTTTTCACCCCTATTCTAAGTGGTGTTGTATTATTGTCTCCTACTTTTTATTTAAGACCGTCTCTAGGAGGTAATGTAAAATAGAGGACACATAACTATTTTGATATTTTttgtagagtgaagtttgaaacaaGAGATATGATAGATGATAAAATAAGTGATATAATGGAGATAGTCTAACATGCCCTGAACAATTCAGGCCCCGTTTGGTTTATGGCGACTaaagtttagtgactaaagtttagtcacttttagtctctaaagaagcaaacatggtgactaaagtgggatgactaaactttagttattTAGTCACTAAGggggtgactaaaagggactaaagtagTATTTTTACCTTATTTGTCCTCTACACTTTCTTCTTATAGCAAACATCTATTAATTAATAGGGGTAAAATAGTCATTATTCACAGCAATTAATGCTCTTTAGTCCGGTTTAGTCACTGGAACCAAACAGGGTACTTtagcgactaaactttagtcactaaactttagtatagtgactaaggccctgtttggtttcCTTAGTCGCTAGACTaaattttagtgactaaagtttagtcgctaAAGTACCTCGTTTGGTTCCAGTGACTAAACCGGACTAAAGATCATTAATTGCTATGAATAATGACTATTTTACCCATATTAATTAATGGATGTTTGCTATAAGAAGAAAGTGGAGAGGGCAAATAAGGTAAAAATActactttagtcccttttagtcacccacttagtgactaaagaactaaagtttagtcacctcACTTTAGTCACCATGTTTGCTTCTTTAGAGACTAAaaatgactaaactttagtcactaaactttagtcatcCCAAACTAAACTGGGCCTAAGGGAACCAAACAGGGCTTCAATTGGAGAGGACCTAAAGCGTTGTGACGCAGTCCACCATGACCGCTTCATCCTGGTCTGTATTCTTTATTTCGCAAAATAATGAGTCTGTTTAGCCTGAAAGTTGGTACCTAACTTTTCATTTGCATAGTTAAGTCCACATAAGTGCTTGGTCTCTTGGATCAAACCATACAATCCGTTTCTTGTTAAAAAAAAGAGAACTAAAAGAAAAATACATCTCCAGACCGTGGCAAATTATTGTTCCTA
This genomic window contains:
- the LOC103649602 gene encoding uncharacterized protein produces the protein MNDQTNEKCPLCLNKMDLTDKQLKPCKCGYEICLWCWHRIIDESGGRCPGCRSVYNKDKILETSARNQILKELCADKSNYQKEQVKSHKQTSAKVQLGQSEPKDPNSIRVIQRKLVYIVGMPTEFASEKLLRQKSFLGQYGKIENIIIDNVGANQQVPDSGRVYVTFAKEVEAIRCIQAVDGYSLDGRPLKATFGVTRYCHIWLSNKDCYKPNCSYVHYKAPAEEICTKDDVSVVCARLQHSMGMSTKCLQHRSGRTLPPPCDCSSRNTTASGISKDICINDDRLLPNGAIKYTSLPSVTTPRDSSLSSGSPPSPASIVLHQRNDHERLHNNQQNLSDLKPQRYIPPGGRNCSSEMTTSVKHMQPIEGAWLHSSSNEHLGSNNDKSQASSQLGNDNSNPKQITSAENGTSDTVQQKPQYADVVSQGQVAPVRRLTVLNRPSIASSDTRPKATGQVVNGTSTSFTKLTLVQKAQGSCITIPRNHPVPQIPEEPAHLFASASVKSHAGVEIMNECSDIKEKIVLGGYKQLPESTVSHRLTASQNMSSGTLPSNLSASYAKTQGSAGSHNLSDLNMKLVAKNRSQLVNQQNAPVSVSNTGIARASFCCSTLNKNASLSDGDSSHNRRWDTIRSGHIVSSHSSDSTMLSRPASAVSSTDVASLHRKERRQACPPGFEKPHLYSGSGKACSGHCSAPDALVQDCGIPDQQDFTSLTTDCLKDDGDVTQNLSMNISSPPSLTDTNRNWSQSHRQFPGTLFGWSNDPQYSFYPGGSSHPRQEAENWDGTSTSYMATATGGYKVFSQGTTSDMRGGMAGTLLQQPIMSTHDRWTDGSSDSGRNCPQVDISYRMYSLF